In Chryseobacterium gleum, a single genomic region encodes these proteins:
- a CDS encoding 3'-5' exonuclease, producing MYSIIDIESNGAGYRNECIIDIAIYRYDGQKITDQFISLVNPEGDITPFVQKLTSITPKMVKTAPKFHEIAKRVIEITQNTTLVGHNIDFDYRMLRQSFKRLGYDFKINTLDTIPLAKKLIPDEVSYSLGKLVKSLGIPLTNHHRAEGDARATLELFKLLISKDTENEIIQKQHEESNAKTYINKIKELTQDLPNDKGFVYFQDEAGRIMFSDYVQDINKFSKKVFNSKSKKWEQIQKDVEQINFELTRTDIIAKLILNSKNIKKKEILPFGLYFRNNKYVVEKNKLNKTEKPVLKFRSFTQGTKAVQFIGSQEEFNDFSALKQKIEFRKRNELWLGPGRKLGEKLFLIIENGKVVSFGFYELFTQIQTLSKLAKLKIDLQLSSTDLNNELQLALLRGDFETLPLPK from the coding sequence ATGTATTCAATTATAGATATAGAAAGTAATGGTGCAGGTTATAGAAATGAATGCATTATAGATATCGCCATTTACAGATATGACGGTCAGAAAATTACCGATCAGTTCATCTCTCTGGTAAATCCTGAAGGCGATATTACTCCTTTTGTACAGAAACTGACCAGCATTACCCCGAAAATGGTCAAAACGGCTCCGAAATTTCATGAAATTGCCAAAAGAGTCATCGAAATAACTCAAAATACAACCTTGGTAGGGCATAATATTGATTTTGATTACAGAATGCTTCGCCAATCATTCAAAAGGCTTGGTTATGATTTTAAAATCAATACTTTAGATACCATTCCGTTAGCAAAAAAACTGATACCTGATGAGGTAAGCTATTCGTTGGGAAAGCTGGTGAAGTCGCTGGGAATTCCTTTGACCAATCATCACAGGGCAGAAGGTGATGCAAGAGCCACCTTGGAACTCTTTAAATTGCTGATTTCCAAGGATACTGAAAATGAAATTATTCAGAAGCAGCATGAAGAATCCAATGCCAAGACCTATATCAATAAAATTAAGGAACTTACTCAGGATCTTCCTAATGATAAAGGATTTGTATACTTTCAGGATGAGGCAGGACGTATCATGTTCTCGGATTATGTTCAGGATATCAACAAATTTTCAAAAAAGGTTTTCAATTCCAAATCAAAAAAATGGGAGCAGATTCAGAAAGATGTTGAGCAGATCAATTTTGAGCTTACCAGAACAGATATTATTGCAAAACTGATTCTGAATTCAAAGAATATCAAAAAGAAAGAAATTTTACCATTCGGACTTTATTTCAGAAACAATAAATATGTTGTTGAAAAAAACAAGCTCAATAAAACGGAAAAACCGGTATTAAAATTCAGATCGTTTACCCAGGGAACAAAAGCGGTTCAGTTTATTGGCTCTCAGGAAGAGTTTAATGATTTCTCCGCATTGAAACAGAAAATTGAATTCAGAAAAAGGAATGAGCTCTGGCTGGGGCCGGGAAGAAAGCTTGGTGAAAAATTATTTTTAATCATAGAAAACGGAAAAGTAGTTTCTTTTGGTTTCTATGAGCTGTTTACGCAGATTCAGACTTTGAGTAAGCTGGCGAAGCTGAAAATTGATCTTCAGCTGTCCTCCACAGATCTGAATAATGAATTACAGCTGGCTTTGCTTCGTGGTGATTTTGAAACCTTACCACTGCCAAAATAA
- the miaB gene encoding tRNA (N6-isopentenyl adenosine(37)-C2)-methylthiotransferase MiaB: protein MQEKYIDETKQGEAFAIAERPENSKKLFLESYGCQMNFSDSEIVASILNEQGYNTTMKVEEADLILLNTCSIREKAEQTVRMRLSQFKNLKKERPNMTVGVLGCMAERLKTKFLEEEQLVDLVVGPDAYRDLPNLLKETDDGRDAINVILSKEETYADINPVRLGGNGVTAFVTITRGCDNMCTFCVVPFTRGRERSRDPHSIIEECKDLANNGYKEITLLGQNVDSYLWYGGGPKKDFAKASEMQKATAVNFAQLLDLVAKAVPELRIRFSTSNPQDMSLDVFRMMAKHDNICKYVHLPVQSGSNNMLAAMNRQHTREEYLDLIRKAKEIVPEVAFSQDMIVGFCNETEEDHQDTLSLMREVEYDYGYMFAYSERPGTPAHKKMEDNIPADVKQRRLAEVIALQGELSKKRMKSYVGREHQILIEGISKKNKNQWKGRNSQNAVCVFDKLEGQKIGDIVNVFVYDNTQGTLLGRTAE from the coding sequence GTGCAGGAAAAATATATAGACGAAACAAAGCAGGGCGAAGCTTTTGCTATTGCCGAAAGACCGGAAAATTCTAAAAAGCTGTTTTTGGAAAGCTATGGTTGTCAGATGAACTTCTCTGACTCTGAGATTGTTGCATCCATTCTTAACGAACAGGGATACAACACAACGATGAAAGTGGAAGAAGCTGATCTGATTCTATTAAACACATGCTCTATCCGTGAAAAAGCAGAACAAACGGTAAGAATGCGTCTCTCCCAGTTCAAAAATCTCAAAAAAGAAAGACCGAATATGACGGTAGGAGTTTTGGGATGTATGGCGGAAAGATTGAAAACTAAATTCCTGGAAGAAGAACAATTGGTTGACCTTGTAGTTGGGCCAGATGCTTACAGAGACCTACCCAATCTTTTAAAAGAAACGGATGACGGTAGAGATGCCATCAATGTAATTCTTTCCAAAGAAGAGACCTATGCAGACATCAATCCTGTTCGTTTAGGAGGAAACGGAGTGACTGCTTTTGTTACTATTACAAGAGGTTGTGACAATATGTGTACATTCTGTGTGGTTCCTTTTACCAGAGGAAGAGAAAGAAGCCGTGATCCGCACTCTATTATTGAAGAATGTAAAGATCTAGCCAATAACGGTTATAAAGAAATTACCCTTTTAGGACAAAACGTAGACTCTTATCTTTGGTATGGTGGCGGTCCTAAAAAAGATTTTGCCAAAGCATCTGAAATGCAGAAAGCAACAGCCGTTAATTTTGCTCAGCTTCTTGATTTAGTAGCTAAAGCTGTTCCCGAACTAAGAATCAGATTCTCTACTTCAAATCCTCAGGATATGAGTCTTGATGTCTTCAGAATGATGGCAAAACATGATAACATCTGCAAATATGTACACCTTCCTGTACAAAGCGGAAGCAATAATATGCTGGCAGCGATGAACAGACAACATACCCGTGAAGAATACCTTGATCTGATCAGAAAAGCAAAGGAAATTGTTCCGGAAGTAGCATTTTCACAGGATATGATCGTAGGATTCTGTAATGAAACAGAAGAAGATCACCAGGATACCTTAAGCCTGATGAGAGAAGTGGAATATGACTACGGATATATGTTTGCTTATTCAGAAAGACCGGGAACGCCTGCCCATAAAAAAATGGAAGACAATATTCCTGCTGATGTAAAACAGAGACGTCTTGCTGAGGTAATTGCTCTTCAGGGTGAGCTCTCCAAAAAGAGAATGAAATCTTATGTAGGAAGAGAGCACCAGATTCTGATCGAAGGAATTTCTAAGAAGAATAAAAACCAATGGAAGGGAAGAAACTCTCAGAATGCCGTATGTGTCTTTGATAAGCTTGAAGGACAGAAAATAGGTGACATTGTGAACGTTTTTGTGTATGACAATACGCAGGGCACACTTTTAGGGAGAACAGCGGAATAA
- the rnpA gene encoding ribonuclease P protein component encodes MQNSKYPRAEKLKKNTEISLLFEKGKWRTSGNLRIIILKDKPSIPIPTGKFGVSVSKRYFKRAVHRNRIKRLLRECYRLNKELFKQSFGEKTMAMLFWVSSEMPAKFQDVEAQFIKLCEAQKK; translated from the coding sequence ATGCAGAATTCCAAATATCCCAGAGCGGAGAAGCTCAAAAAAAATACGGAGATCAGTTTGCTTTTTGAGAAAGGCAAATGGAGAACCAGCGGAAATCTGAGAATTATCATTCTGAAAGACAAACCCAGTATTCCTATACCTACAGGAAAGTTTGGTGTTTCTGTGTCTAAAAGATATTTTAAGCGGGCTGTTCACAGGAACCGTATCAAGAGATTGCTGAGAGAATGCTACCGACTGAATAAGGAACTTTTTAAACAATCTTTCGGAGAGAAAACAATGGCTATGCTGTTTTGGGTTTCTTCTGAGATGCCGGCAAAATTCCAGGATGTGGAGGCTCAGTTTATCAAACTTTGTGAAGCGCAGAAAAAGTGA
- a CDS encoding LptE family protein, which produces MNIRIKNISLKQSLLTVMLFALLGVLNSCYSFTGSSLTDEKTVQINEFPNNAPLVNPALSQQFSTAIQNRFLQRTTLKGTKENPDILIEGEITDYSITPTTISSNTQTNPSGGVVQQAQNKLTITVKVHYENKIHPDASFDRTYSDEAAFNSDVSLSQIEDQQVKLVTDRIINKIFNDIVANW; this is translated from the coding sequence ATGAATATCAGGATTAAAAATATCAGCCTGAAACAGTCGCTGCTAACAGTAATGCTTTTTGCGTTGCTGGGAGTTTTAAATTCATGCTACAGTTTTACGGGATCATCTCTTACGGACGAGAAAACAGTTCAGATCAATGAATTTCCCAATAATGCACCTCTCGTAAACCCTGCATTATCACAGCAGTTTTCTACGGCAATACAAAACAGATTCCTTCAGAGAACCACTTTAAAAGGAACAAAAGAAAATCCTGATATCCTGATTGAAGGAGAAATTACGGACTATTCCATTACCCCTACCACAATCAGTTCCAATACCCAGACAAACCCTTCGGGTGGAGTGGTTCAGCAGGCACAGAATAAACTTACGATTACAGTAAAGGTACATTATGAAAATAAAATTCATCCGGATGCAAGTTTTGACAGAACGTATTCTGATGAAGCCGCTTTCAACAGTGATGTATCTCTAAGTCAGATCGAAGACCAGCAGGTAAAGCTGGTGACAGATAGAATTATTAATAAGATATTTAACGACATTGTAGCGAATTGGTAA
- a CDS encoding TatD family hydrolase: MDFFDFHHHKKYIRNGIYNLEIGQMPPDFPYSIGIHPQDIDINNMEEQFSRMKSMIFQNCFAIGECGLDSLVSLDQKIQEEVFLRQIKIANEVKKPLIIHCVRKFYEVISFKKRAEQPMIIHGFNKKHQIAEDLLANNFYLSFGKAVLYNLSLQDILKNTPSDKIFLETDNEDFNIEELYHKVSEIKGISLEQLNEQILENLHTIKNG; encoded by the coding sequence ATGGATTTTTTTGATTTTCACCATCATAAGAAATATATCAGAAACGGAATTTATAACCTGGAGATCGGCCAGATGCCACCTGATTTTCCTTATTCTATAGGAATTCATCCCCAGGATATTGACATTAACAATATGGAAGAGCAATTTTCCCGGATGAAAAGCATGATATTCCAAAACTGTTTTGCTATTGGAGAATGCGGTTTGGATTCTTTGGTTTCTCTTGATCAGAAAATTCAGGAGGAAGTTTTTTTAAGACAGATAAAGATCGCCAACGAAGTAAAAAAACCTCTGATTATTCATTGTGTAAGAAAATTTTATGAGGTCATTTCATTTAAGAAGAGGGCCGAACAACCCATGATTATCCATGGTTTTAATAAAAAGCACCAAATTGCGGAGGATCTTCTTGCCAATAATTTTTACCTGAGTTTTGGAAAAGCTGTTTTGTATAATTTATCTTTGCAGGATATTTTGAAAAACACTCCATCAGACAAAATCTTTTTAGAAACTGACAATGAAGATTTTAACATCGAAGAATTGTATCATAAGGTTTCGGAAATAAAAGGAATTTCTTTGGAACAACTCAATGAACAAATTTTAGAAAATTTACACACGATAAAAAATGGATAA
- a CDS encoding ubiquinone-dependent pyruvate dehydrogenase, translating into MAKNIAEQIVEMLENANVKRIYAVTGDSLNHLNIAVKKSSIQWIHVRHEEVGAYAAAAEAELDGLAVCAGSCGPGHVHLINGVYEAHRSHVPMLVIASTIPSDEMGMDYFQETNTIKLFDDCSYYNQMITRPEQVQRTVQTAIQHAVSKKGVAVIGLPGDVSELEAEEATTSAQIFKTNPIIRPSDGELKSLSSLINSSKKVTLYCGIGAAEASEEVIALSKLLKAPVGYSFRGKMAIQPNNPNEVGLTGLLGFPSAYHAMHEADLVILLGTDFPYQKFMPVKNKIVQIDESPERLGRRAKLELGLTGDVKETIKALLPLLEEKTDDHFLNEQLAFYDKVKESQLEYVKDSGKENAIQPEYVAHTLDKLAKHDAIFTVDTGMCCVWGARFITGTGERKMLGSFNHGSMANAMPMAIGAALAHPEKQVIAMCGDGGLSMLLGDMATIFQYKLPVKLIVFNNRTLGMVKLEMEVGGMPDNETDMINPDFAMVAHAMGYPGKNVHLPEDVESAIKECLDYNGPYLLNIFTNPNALALPPKIEFDQIMGMTKSMAQLMLGGKMDEVFETVKTNYKHIKGLL; encoded by the coding sequence ATGGCCAAAAACATAGCAGAGCAGATTGTTGAAATGCTCGAAAATGCCAATGTGAAAAGAATTTATGCAGTAACCGGCGACAGTCTTAACCATCTGAATATTGCCGTTAAAAAAAGCAGTATCCAATGGATTCATGTGCGTCACGAAGAGGTAGGTGCTTATGCAGCAGCAGCAGAAGCTGAGCTGGATGGTCTGGCTGTATGTGCAGGAAGCTGCGGACCAGGACACGTTCATCTGATCAATGGGGTTTATGAGGCACATCGTTCTCATGTTCCGATGCTGGTTATTGCTTCTACAATTCCCAGCGATGAAATGGGAATGGATTATTTTCAGGAGACCAATACCATAAAATTGTTTGATGACTGCAGTTATTATAATCAAATGATTACAAGGCCGGAACAGGTACAGAGAACCGTTCAGACAGCTATTCAGCATGCTGTTTCCAAAAAGGGAGTTGCTGTGATAGGTCTTCCGGGAGATGTGTCGGAACTGGAAGCAGAAGAAGCCACTACTTCAGCGCAGATCTTTAAAACCAATCCGATCATAAGACCTTCGGACGGTGAATTAAAAAGCTTGTCATCACTTATCAACAGCAGTAAAAAAGTAACATTATATTGCGGAATTGGTGCTGCTGAAGCAAGTGAAGAAGTTATTGCATTATCAAAGCTTTTAAAAGCACCTGTAGGATATTCATTCCGTGGGAAAATGGCTATTCAGCCGAATAATCCGAATGAAGTGGGGCTTACAGGATTACTGGGATTTCCTTCTGCCTATCATGCCATGCATGAGGCTGACCTGGTGATTCTTCTGGGTACAGATTTCCCGTATCAGAAATTCATGCCTGTAAAAAATAAAATAGTACAGATTGATGAAAGCCCTGAAAGATTAGGAAGAAGGGCAAAACTGGAATTGGGACTTACCGGCGATGTCAAAGAAACCATTAAAGCATTACTTCCTCTGCTTGAAGAAAAAACAGATGACCATTTTCTGAATGAGCAGCTTGCATTTTATGATAAAGTAAAAGAAAGCCAGCTGGAGTATGTAAAAGATTCAGGAAAAGAAAATGCAATCCAGCCGGAGTATGTTGCCCATACTTTAGATAAGCTGGCTAAGCATGATGCTATTTTTACAGTAGATACAGGAATGTGCTGTGTTTGGGGAGCAAGATTTATTACAGGAACCGGTGAAAGGAAAATGCTGGGGTCATTTAATCATGGTTCAATGGCAAATGCAATGCCAATGGCTATCGGAGCGGCTTTGGCTCATCCTGAGAAACAGGTTATCGCGATGTGTGGTGATGGCGGACTATCTATGTTATTAGGAGATATGGCGACAATTTTTCAATATAAATTACCCGTAAAACTGATTGTTTTTAACAACAGAACCCTGGGAATGGTAAAACTGGAAATGGAAGTTGGCGGAATGCCCGATAATGAAACAGATATGATTAATCCTGACTTTGCGATGGTAGCACATGCCATGGGTTATCCGGGTAAAAACGTTCATTTGCCGGAAGATGTAGAAAGTGCTATCAAGGAATGTCTGGATTATAACGGACCTTATCTTCTGAATATTTTTACAAATCCTAATGCTCTGGCCCTTCCTCCGAAGATTGAATTTGACCAGATCATGGGAATGACCAAGTCTATGGCACAGCTGATGCTGGGAGGCAAAATGGATGAGGTTTTTGAAACGGTAAAAACGAATTATAAACATATTAAAGGTCTGCTGTAA
- a CDS encoding sigma-54 interaction domain-containing protein, giving the protein MSNELQNIKNRFGIIGNFPALNRALEKSIQVAPTDISVLVIGESGVGKEFIPKIIHSESRRKHQPYIVVNCGAIPEGTIDSELFGHEKGAFTGATATRKGYFEVADGGTIFLDEVGELPLQTQVRLLRVLESGEFMKVGSSQVQKTNVRIVAATNVNMMKAIHDGRFREDLYYRLNTVQIDMPPLRERKGDIHLLFRKFAIDFAEKYRMPELELEQSAIHYIESYSFPGNVRQLRNLVEQMTVVERNRNITAEKLAEYIPMETHLPMVVNNQSAPKQNDFGSEREIMYKILFDMRNDINDLKSLTSELIKNRGTADLSNHEKNLINRIYTSDSQPQVNSGSMLYFENNNDTPAVQTPTIISNPEDSYEDVEDIEIEENRPESLSLQNNEKDLIIKALEKHKGRRNRAADELGISQRTLYRKIKQYNLED; this is encoded by the coding sequence ATGAGCAACGAGCTACAAAACATAAAAAACCGTTTCGGAATTATCGGAAACTTTCCTGCACTCAACCGTGCCCTGGAAAAATCTATCCAGGTTGCCCCTACAGACATTTCTGTACTGGTGATTGGAGAAAGTGGAGTGGGAAAAGAGTTTATTCCGAAAATCATTCATTCAGAATCCAGAAGAAAACATCAGCCCTATATCGTGGTAAACTGTGGGGCAATTCCGGAAGGGACCATAGATTCCGAGCTTTTCGGACATGAAAAAGGTGCCTTTACAGGGGCTACAGCTACAAGAAAAGGATATTTTGAAGTGGCAGATGGCGGAACGATCTTTCTGGATGAGGTGGGAGAGCTTCCTTTGCAGACCCAGGTTCGTCTTTTAAGAGTACTGGAAAGCGGTGAATTTATGAAGGTGGGTTCGTCACAGGTTCAGAAAACCAATGTAAGAATTGTGGCAGCTACCAACGTTAATATGATGAAGGCCATCCATGACGGAAGATTCCGTGAGGATTTGTATTACCGTCTGAATACTGTTCAGATTGATATGCCGCCTTTAAGAGAAAGAAAAGGAGACATTCACTTGTTATTCAGAAAGTTTGCAATAGACTTTGCAGAAAAATACAGGATGCCTGAGCTTGAGTTGGAGCAAAGTGCGATTCATTATATAGAAAGCTATTCTTTTCCCGGAAATGTCCGCCAGCTAAGAAATTTAGTGGAACAGATGACCGTTGTGGAAAGAAACCGGAATATCACTGCAGAAAAACTTGCTGAATATATTCCAATGGAAACCCACCTTCCCATGGTGGTAAATAATCAGAGTGCTCCAAAGCAGAATGATTTCGGAAGCGAAAGGGAAATCATGTATAAAATTCTGTTTGATATGAGGAATGATATTAATGATTTAAAATCCTTAACTTCGGAACTTATCAAGAACAGAGGAACTGCAGATCTGAGTAACCATGAGAAAAACCTGATCAACAGAATTTATACTTCTGATAGTCAGCCACAAGTGAATTCCGGATCGATGTTATATTTTGAAAATAATAATGATACACCGGCCGTTCAGACTCCTACAATTATTTCAAATCCTGAAGACAGTTATGAAGATGTTGAAGATATTGAAATTGAAGAAAACAGACCAGAATCTCTTTCGCTTCAGAATAATGAAAAAGATTTGATTATCAAGGCTTTGGAGAAGCATAAGGGACGTAGAAACAGAGCGGCAGATGAGCTGGGAATCTCACAAAGAACTTTATACAGAAAAATAAAACAATATAATCTGGAAGATTAA
- a CDS encoding tetratricopeptide repeat protein: protein MEKFQRYYLSFLLLIVYTNTIAQVNCNAVEGENCKKACGLYNWASDLQGFAESQEGFDKAIELCPDFSHAYMEKAVPYLKNGNFVTWKILIDEVIVSDPKTYLVYRGWTKFQFLRGYKEAVQDLEQLKKYYPGDLGRSQNGDYNLDVVRAMSYSALGQKEKAAGIIERLLAARGYVKGMFDHYQLGVTCFELGRYDRVLENFEKTKQRVRLC from the coding sequence ATGGAAAAGTTTCAGAGGTATTACCTTAGCTTTTTGTTACTTATAGTTTACACCAATACTATTGCACAGGTTAACTGTAATGCAGTAGAGGGTGAGAACTGCAAAAAAGCGTGCGGGTTATACAACTGGGCTTCAGATTTACAAGGTTTCGCGGAATCTCAGGAAGGTTTTGATAAAGCTATTGAACTTTGCCCCGATTTCTCCCATGCTTATATGGAAAAAGCAGTTCCATATCTTAAAAACGGGAATTTCGTAACCTGGAAGATTCTGATTGATGAAGTCATTGTCTCAGATCCCAAAACGTACCTTGTTTACAGAGGCTGGACAAAGTTTCAGTTTTTAAGAGGCTATAAAGAAGCTGTTCAGGATTTAGAACAATTAAAAAAATATTATCCGGGGGACCTTGGAAGATCCCAGAATGGAGATTATAATCTGGATGTGGTGAGAGCCATGTCTTACAGTGCGTTAGGACAGAAAGAAAAAGCCGCAGGGATTATAGAAAGGCTTCTGGCTGCCAGAGGTTATGTGAAAGGAATGTTTGATCATTATCAGCTGGGAGTTACCTGTTTCGAGCTGGGAAGATATGACAGAGTCCTTGAAAATTTTGAAAAAACAAAGCAAAGAGTACGACTTTGCTGA
- a CDS encoding DUF4126 domain-containing protein, with the protein MLDNVPYFSYIISAFIGIGLAAATGFRVFLPMFIVSIASYFHWIPMNEHFEWLAGLPTLITTGIATIVEILAYYIPFIDHLLDTVSIPMATVAGSILFASQFTELGTFPQWALALIAGGGTAATISSGFAGIRAASTATTGGLGNSVVGTTETAGAGLMSVLAMAAPVIAAIFALVTLILVIVFGRKAWRKLRGSKNDSQS; encoded by the coding sequence ATGTTAGACAATGTTCCCTATTTTTCTTATATCATCAGTGCATTTATCGGCATTGGACTGGCTGCAGCTACGGGCTTCCGGGTCTTTCTCCCTATGTTTATTGTAAGTATTGCCTCTTACTTCCACTGGATCCCTATGAATGAGCACTTTGAATGGCTTGCGGGGCTGCCTACGCTTATTACAACCGGAATAGCCACCATTGTTGAGATTCTGGCCTACTATATCCCTTTTATTGATCATTTGCTGGATACCGTATCTATTCCTATGGCAACGGTTGCCGGCTCTATATTATTTGCCAGCCAGTTTACTGAGCTTGGAACTTTTCCGCAATGGGCATTGGCTTTAATAGCCGGTGGAGGTACAGCAGCTACCATCAGTTCCGGGTTTGCGGGAATACGGGCCGCCTCCACAGCCACAACCGGAGGATTGGGGAATTCTGTGGTAGGAACAACAGAAACTGCAGGCGCAGGGCTTATGTCTGTTCTCGCAATGGCTGCTCCTGTTATTGCTGCAATCTTCGCCTTAGTTACATTAATTCTTGTTATTGTATTTGGACGGAAAGCCTGGAGAAAGTTGAGAGGAAGTAAAAACGATTCCCAGAGTTGA
- a CDS encoding tRNA threonylcarbamoyladenosine dehydratase yields the protein MDKYWLERTELLIKEDGLDKLTKANVLVVGLGGVGSFAAEFLARAGVGNMTIVDGDTVDITNINRQLPALHSTVGKHKVEVVAERLLDINPQLHLTKINEFLNPERMDEVLDSGKFDYVLDCIDSVTPKICLIKAARRRKIKIVSSMGAGGKTDPSMVMVRDISKTHNCFLAKQVRKRLKKEKINKGIRCVFSNEIQKEESLKMTDGSNFKKSFYGTISFIPAIFGLYAAAEVINHLVKKKD from the coding sequence ATGGATAAATACTGGCTGGAAAGAACTGAACTTTTGATAAAGGAAGATGGATTGGATAAACTTACCAAAGCCAATGTACTTGTTGTAGGCTTAGGGGGAGTAGGTTCTTTTGCCGCAGAATTTCTGGCAAGAGCCGGTGTAGGCAATATGACCATTGTAGATGGTGACACGGTAGATATTACCAATATCAACAGACAACTTCCTGCATTACACTCAACGGTTGGAAAGCATAAAGTAGAAGTGGTAGCTGAAAGACTGCTGGACATCAACCCACAGCTTCATTTAACCAAAATCAATGAGTTTCTGAATCCGGAAAGAATGGATGAAGTGCTTGATTCCGGAAAGTTCGATTATGTTCTTGACTGTATCGACAGTGTAACTCCGAAAATCTGTTTAATAAAAGCTGCCAGAAGAAGAAAAATCAAGATTGTAAGCTCAATGGGTGCTGGTGGAAAAACTGACCCAAGCATGGTAATGGTAAGGGACATCAGCAAGACCCACAATTGCTTCCTTGCAAAACAGGTCAGAAAAAGGCTGAAAAAAGAAAAAATCAATAAAGGGATCAGATGTGTATTCTCCAATGAAATCCAGAAGGAGGAAAGTCTTAAAATGACTGATGGAAGTAACTTCAAAAAGTCATTCTATGGCACTATCAGTTTTATTCCTGCTATTTTTGGGTTGTATGCTGCAGCTGAAGTGATTAATCATTTAGTGAAGAAAAAAGATTAA
- the lysA gene encoding diaminopimelate decarboxylase: protein MNSKELLKIANEFGTPVYVYDAESIKIQYEKLTSSFLKHTKFFYAAKALTNINILKYVKNLGASLDCVSINEVKLGLKAGFPKEKILFTPNCVDLAEIEEAMTFGVHINIDNISILEQFGNKYGNSYPILVRINPHIFAGGNYKISTGHIDSKFGISIHQVRHIERVMKSTNLNVEGLHMHTGSEIKDPDVFLQALDIMLELSEHFPNLKYLDMGSGFKIPYQDSEEETDVKTLGKKVEKVISEFSKSTGKKFELWFEPGKFLVGKSGYLLVKANVIKQTTATVFVGVNSGFNHLIRPMFYDSYHMIENLSNPKGAERIYTVVGNICETDTFAWDRKLNEVREGDILAFHNAGAYGFEMSSNFNSRLKPAEVLFLDGKAHLIRKRDEFEDLLRNQIEIGM from the coding sequence ATGAATTCAAAAGAATTATTAAAGATTGCCAATGAGTTTGGCACCCCGGTGTATGTTTACGATGCAGAGTCCATCAAAATTCAATACGAAAAACTTACCTCTTCATTTTTAAAACATACTAAGTTCTTCTACGCAGCGAAGGCTTTGACAAATATCAATATCCTTAAGTACGTCAAGAACCTGGGAGCTTCTTTGGATTGTGTATCTATTAACGAAGTTAAACTCGGGTTAAAAGCAGGATTTCCGAAAGAAAAGATATTGTTTACTCCCAATTGTGTTGACCTGGCTGAAATAGAAGAAGCAATGACTTTTGGAGTTCATATCAACATTGATAACATTTCTATTCTTGAGCAGTTCGGGAATAAATACGGAAATTCATATCCTATTCTGGTCAGAATAAACCCGCATATTTTTGCTGGAGGTAACTACAAAATTTCAACGGGACATATCGACAGTAAATTCGGTATTTCCATTCACCAGGTTCGTCATATCGAAAGAGTGATGAAAAGTACGAATCTGAATGTGGAAGGACTTCATATGCACACAGGAAGTGAAATTAAAGATCCGGATGTATTCCTGCAGGCTCTTGATATTATGCTGGAACTTTCTGAACATTTCCCGAACCTGAAATACCTGGATATGGGAAGTGGTTTCAAAATTCCTTACCAGGACAGTGAGGAAGAAACGGATGTGAAAACATTAGGTAAAAAAGTAGAAAAAGTAATTTCTGAGTTTTCAAAATCTACCGGTAAAAAATTTGAATTATGGTTTGAGCCTGGAAAATTTTTAGTAGGAAAAAGTGGTTATTTATTAGTGAAAGCTAATGTAATCAAGCAGACTACTGCTACAGTATTTGTAGGTGTAAATTCAGGATTTAATCATCTTATCCGCCCAATGTTCTATGATTCTTACCATATGATTGAAAACCTGTCCAATCCAAAAGGAGCAGAAAGAATCTATACGGTAGTAGGAAATATCTGCGAAACAGATACATTCGCGTGGGACAGAAAACTCAATGAGGTAAGAGAAGGTGATATTCTTGCCTTCCATAATGCAGGGGCTTACGGTTTTGAAATGAGTTCAAACTTTAATTCGAGATTAAAACCAGCTGAAGTATTATTCTTAGACGGAAAAGCTCATTTGATCCGTAAAAGAGATGAGTTTGAAGACCTGCTGAGAAATCAGATCGAAATAGGGATGTAA